The Microscilla marina ATCC 23134 genome includes a window with the following:
- a CDS encoding glycosyltransferase: MIRGKNIVCLAMSPWEGDYMKASVQIMSVLARHNRVIYVEYQFTYKDIITGMLRGNSIPVKRILGINKRLRTIKLEDNTEINVLTAPPIYPVNWLPSGKIHHFFVKRNARILRKAIQRAVSSRDMHSPIVVNAFNPTYGLPLVGKLNEKLLLYYCYDEISHAKWCKKHGTGVEADFAAKADAIITTSAQLQQNKKAYNDQCFLVKNGVNLELFQQAYAQKQAADATDKPLTVGYLGTIDDRLDYELLAHCIEQLPDAQFHFVGREIYPQGKDRLKNYSNVTFFGAQSPEKLADYVAKFDIGLIPFVSNGFTQSIYPLKINEYLAAGLPVVMTNFGQVDDFKEIASITSQPDEFLAAIKQLAAHIKQPEEFAQATKKRLTFAASNSWDNRAEELSKVINQIIARKKTEFQKTY, encoded by the coding sequence ATGATTCGAGGAAAAAATATCGTTTGTTTGGCAATGTCTCCCTGGGAAGGCGATTACATGAAAGCCAGCGTACAAATTATGTCGGTACTGGCACGTCATAACCGGGTAATCTACGTTGAGTATCAGTTTACTTATAAAGACATCATCACGGGTATGTTGCGTGGTAACAGTATTCCTGTCAAACGGATTTTGGGCATCAACAAACGATTGCGTACCATAAAGCTCGAAGATAATACTGAAATAAACGTTTTAACTGCTCCCCCTATCTACCCTGTAAACTGGTTGCCTTCTGGCAAAATTCATCATTTTTTTGTTAAGCGTAACGCACGTATCCTCAGAAAAGCTATTCAAAGGGCAGTGAGTTCGCGCGATATGCACAGCCCTATTGTCGTCAATGCTTTTAACCCTACCTACGGTTTGCCTTTAGTGGGCAAACTCAACGAAAAACTGTTGTTATACTATTGCTATGACGAAATAAGCCATGCCAAATGGTGTAAAAAACACGGTACAGGCGTAGAAGCCGACTTTGCCGCCAAAGCCGATGCCATCATTACTACCTCGGCACAATTGCAGCAAAACAAGAAAGCTTACAATGATCAATGTTTTTTGGTGAAAAATGGGGTAAACCTGGAATTGTTTCAGCAAGCCTATGCACAAAAACAAGCCGCTGATGCTACTGACAAACCCTTGACAGTGGGATACTTGGGCACTATAGACGATAGACTCGACTACGAACTATTGGCTCACTGTATAGAACAGTTGCCTGATGCCCAGTTTCATTTTGTGGGGCGAGAGATTTACCCACAAGGCAAAGATCGTTTGAAAAACTACAGTAACGTCACGTTTTTTGGCGCACAATCGCCCGAAAAGCTGGCAGATTATGTAGCAAAGTTCGACATTGGGTTGATTCCTTTTGTAAGCAATGGCTTTACCCAAAGTATTTATCCTCTCAAAATAAATGAGTATCTGGCAGCAGGCTTGCCAGTGGTAATGACCAATTTTGGTCAAGTAGACGACTTTAAGGAAATTGCATCTATCACTAGCCAACCCGATGAGTTTTTGGCTGCCATCAAGCAATTGGCGGCACACATCAAACAACCAGAAGAATTTGCCCAGGCTACCAAAAAACGCCTTACTTTTGCTGCCTCTAATTCGTGGGACAATCGCGCCGAAGAGCTTTCAAAGGTAATCAATCAAATCATTGCACGCAAAAAAACTGAATTTCAGAAGACCTACTAA